The following are encoded in a window of Gossypium raimondii isolate GPD5lz chromosome 13, ASM2569854v1, whole genome shotgun sequence genomic DNA:
- the LOC105782910 gene encoding growth-regulating factor 4, whose product MNSGGGGGGGGAESAGVGMVAMRSSSSPFTVSQWQELEHQALIFKYMMAGLPVPPDLVLPIQKSFESISQRFFHHPTMGYCSFYGKKVDPEPGRCRRTDGKKWRCSKDAYPDSKYCERHMHRGRNRSRKPVESQTMAQSLSTVTSLTVSGSTTGGGGTGTASFQSLPLHAFGGTQVTALATGQSNYHVESIPYGIPRKDYRSQGIKPDAGGHSFISEALGSNRDTWPLMQSRVSSFPQSKSDGNPVLLNDYPQHSFFSDFNSGETVKPEGQSLRPFFDEWPKTRDTWSALEDDRSNQTSFSTTQLSISIPMASSDFSTTGSHSPHGEFQTP is encoded by the exons ATGAATAGTGGCGGTGGTGGAGGTGGTGGGGGGGCTGAGAGTGCCGGTGTGGGGATGGTAGCAATGAGGTCGTCATCATCACCATTTACAGTGTCACAGTGGCAGGAGCTGGAACATCAAGCTTTGATCTTTAAGTATATGATGGCAGGTTTGCCAGTGCCACCTGATCTTGTGCTCCCTATTCAGAAGAGCTTTGAGTCCATATCTCAAAGGTTCTTTCACCACCCTACCA TGGGGTATTGTTCCTTTTATGGGAAGAAGGTGGATCCGGAGCCAGGACGATGTAGGAGGACCGATGGCAAGAAATGGCGGTGTTCCAAAGATGCGTATCCGGACTCAAAGTATTGCGAGCGCCATATGCACCGTGGCCGTAACCGTTCAAGAAAGCCTGTGGAATCACAAACTATGGCACAGTCATTATCTACTGTGACATCATTGACTGTTTCTGGTAGTACTACCGGTGGTGGTGGGACTGGGACGGCAAGCTTCCAGAGCCTTCCATTACATGCCTTTGGTGGTACGCAAGTCACTGCTTTGGCAACCGGTCAGTCTAATTATCATGTGGAGTCAATCCCCTATGGAATCCCGAGGAAAGATTATAG GTCTCAAGGAATAAAACCCGACGCGGGTGGGCATAGTTTCATCTCTGAGGCTTTGGGAAGCAACCGGGACACCTGGCCTCTAATGCAATCTAGAGTCTCTTCATTTCCTCAGTCAAAATCCGATGGCAACCCGGTCTTACTGAATGATTACCCTCAGCATTCGTTTTTCAGCGATTTCAACTCGGGAGAAACTGTGAAGCCCGAGGGTCAATCTCTTCGGCCGTTCTTTGACGAGTGGCCTAAAACCAGGGACACCTGGTCAGCTCTTGAAGACGACAGATCCAACCAGACCTCATTTTCTACAACACAGCTATCGATATCCATTCCGATGGCATCATCTGACTTCTCCACAACTGGTTCTCATTCTCCACACGGTGAGTTTCAAACTCCATAG